The Scomber japonicus isolate fScoJap1 chromosome 8, fScoJap1.pri, whole genome shotgun sequence genome has a segment encoding these proteins:
- the LOC128362806 gene encoding uncharacterized protein LOC128362806, whose translation MIVLWVTLLVLHQAYTLIPVITVQLGEPASLTCAFSDEFSSKDLYWYKQSAGDTLKLIVKLTQYITTEYAPEFSSSKLKAHRDKNISNLTILRTTQEDEGMYHCGATDWINIEWSGTYLLVKGNSERTSNYTVVQGSTVSDPVHPGDSVTLQCSILSDSGNKMCSGGHSVYWFRTGSDGSHSDFIYTDGSSPDECRKKSDMNLSPKSCDYHFSKNISSYDAGTYYCAVATCGKILFGNITKLEVVQTTHSLFIGIVILTVCLAVSVVANIVFICNRSLRSEQYKGGPLLFFYLGLCPNKVEGMEEKNHL comes from the exons ATGATTGTGTTGTGGGTAACACTGCTTGTCCTTCATCAAGCAT ATACGCTGATTCCAGTGATCACGGTTCAACTTGGTGAACCTGCAAGCTTGACATGTGCTTTCTCTGATGAGTTCAGCAGTAAAGATCTCTACTGGTACAAGCAGAGCGCCGGTGATACTCTGAAATTAATTGTGAAACTGACTCAATATATAACAACTGAGTATGCACCAGAGTTTTCTTCCTCAAAATTGAAGGCACATAGAGATAAGAATATTAGTAACCTGACCATTTTGAGGACAACCCAAGAAGACGAGGGAATGTACCACTGTGGAGCCACTGACTGGATTAATATTGAATGGAGCGGGACATATTTGTtagtaaaag gAAACAGTGAAAGGACATCAAACTATACTGTTGTTCAGGGGTCAACAGTATCTGATCCAGTCCATCCAGGAGACTCTGTGACTCTCCAGTGTTCAATCCTCTCTGACTCTGGGAACAAGATGTGTTCAGGAGGACACAGTGTTTACTGGTTCAGAACCGGATCAGATGGATCTCACTCAGACTTCATCTACACTGATGGAAGTAGCCCTGATGAATGTAGAAAGAAATCTGACATGAATTTGTCTCCAAAGAGCTGTGACTATCACTTCTCTAAAAACATCAGCTCCTATGATGCTGGGACTTATTACTGTGCTGTGGCCACATGTGGAAAGATATTATTTGGAAATATAACTAAACTGGAAGTTG TGCAAACAACACATTCACTATTTATTGGAATAGTGATATTAACAGTCTGCTTGGCCGTTTCTGTTGTTGCAAATATCGTCTTCATCTGCAACCGAAGTCTAAGAAGTGAACAATATAAAG GAGGCCCATTGCTCTTCTTCTATCTTGGCCTATGTCCAAATAAGGTAGAAGGCATGGAAGAGAAAAATCATTTATGA
- the LOC128363326 gene encoding uncharacterized protein LOC128363326, with protein sequence MIVLWVTLLVLHQGYTLIPVITVQLGEPANFTCALSDELSRKNVHWYKQSAGDTLKLIVKLSQYEEPEYAPEFSPSKLKAHRDKNISNLTILRTTQEDEGMYHCGVTDWINTEWSGTYLLVKGNSERTSNYTVVQGSTVSDPVHPGDSVTLQCSVLSDSGNKTCSGGHSVYWFRTGSNASHPDFIYTDGSSPDECRKKSDMNLSPKSCDYHFSKNISSSDAGTYYCAVATCGKILFGNGINQELVQTTHSLFIGIVILTVCLAVSVVANIVFICNRSVREQYKGKESTISEAQHDNLRQPVHDITEADDTMNYAALNFSERKAKRGRKKREFSEDSVYSQVKC encoded by the exons ATGATCGTGTTGTGGGTAACACTGCTTGTCCTTCATCAAGGAT ATACGCTGATTCCAGTGATCACGGTTCAACTTGGTGAACCTGCAAACTTCACGTGTGCTTTGTCTGATGAGCTCAGCAGGAAAAATGTCCACTGGTACAAGCAGAGCGCCGGTGATACTCTGAAATTAATTGTGAAACTGAGTCAGTATGAAGAACCTGAGTATGCACCAGAGTTTTCTCCTTCAAAATTGAAGGCACATAGAGATAAAAATATTAGTAACTTGACCATTTTGAGAACTACCCAAGAAGACGAGGGAATGTACCACTGTGGAGTCACTGACTGGATTAATACTGAATGGAGCGGGACATATTTGTTAGTAAAAG gAAACAGTGAAAGGACATCAAACTATACTGTTGTTCAGGGGTCAACAGTATCTGATCCAGTCCATCCAGGAGACTCTGTGACTCTCCAGTGTTCAGTCCTCTCTGACTCTGGGAACAAGACGTGTTCAGGAGGACACAGTGTTTACTGGTTCAGAACCGGATCAAATGCATCTCACCCAGACTTCATCTACACTGATGGAAGTAGCCCTGATGAATGTAGAAAGAAATCTGACATGAATTTGTCTCCAAAGAGCTGTGACTATCACTTCTCTAAAAACATCAGCTCCTCTGATGCTGGGACTTATTACTGTGCTGTGGCCACATGTGGAAAGATATTATTTGGAAATGGAATTAACCAGGAACTTG TGCAAACAACACATTCACTATTTATTGGAATAGTGATATTAACAGTCTGCTTGGCTGTTTCTGTTGTTGCAAATATCGTCTTCATCTGCAACCGAAGTGTGCGTGAGCAATATAAAG GAAAGGAAAGCACTATTTCAGAAGCTCAACATGACAACTTGCGCCAACCAGTACATGATATT ACTGAAGCTGATGACACAATGAACTACGCTGCACTGAATTTCtctgaaagaaaagcaaagagaggaagaaagaagagagagtttTCAGAGGACAGTGTGTACTCTCAAGTTAAATGTTGA
- the LOC128362807 gene encoding uncharacterized protein LOC128362807 — protein sequence MIVLWVTLLVLHQAYALIPVITVQLGEPATFTCAFSDDDFSRMNFYWYKQSAGDTLKLIVKLSTNPEYGPGFSPSRLEAHKDKNFINLTILRTVQEDEGMYHCEVMDWIKTKWNGTYLSVKGNSERTSNYTVVQRSTVSDPIHPGDSVTLQCSVLSDSGNKTCSGGHSVYWFRTGSNGSHPDFIYTDGSSPDECRKKSDMNLSPKSCDYHFSKNISSSDAGTYYCAVATCGKILFGNGTKLELVQTTHSLFIGIVILTVCLTVSVVANIVFICNQSLRVREQYKGKESTISEAQHDNLRQPVHEITEADDTMNYAALNFSERKAKRGRKKREFSEDSVYSQVKC from the exons ATGATCGTGTTGTGGGTAACACTGCTTGTCCTTCATCAAGCAT ATGCGCTGATTCCAGTGATCACAGTTCAACTTGGTGAACCTGCAACCTTCACATGTGCTTTCTCTGATGATGACTTCAGCAGGATGAATTTCTACTGGTACAAGCAGAGTGCCGGTGATACTCTGAAATTAATTGTGAAACTGAGTACAAATCCTGAGTATGGACCAGGATTTTCTCCCTCAAGATTGGAGGCACATAAAGATAAGAATTTTATTAACTTGACCATTTTGAGGACAGTCCAAGAAGATGAGGGAATGTACCACTGTGAGGTCATGGACTGGATTAAAACCAAATGGAACGGGACATATTTGTCAGTAAAAG gAAACAGTGAAAGGACATCAAACTATACTGTTGTTCAGCGGTCAACAGTATCTGATCCAATCCATCCAGGAGACTCTGTGACTCTCCAGTGTTCAGTCCTCTCTGACTCTGGGAACAAGACGTGTTCAGGAGGACACAGTGTTTACTGGTTCAGAACCGGATCAAATGGATCTCACCCAGACTTCATCTACACTGATGGAAGTAGCCCTGATGAATGTAGAAAGAAATCTGACATGAATTTGTCTCCAAAGAGCTGTGACTATCACTTCTCTAAAAACATCAGCTCCTCTGATGCTGGGACTTATTACTGTGCTGTGGCCACATGTGGAAAGATATTATTTGGAAATGGAACTAAACTGGAACTTG TGCAAACAACACATTCACTATTTATTGGAATAGTGATATTAACAGTCTGCTTGACTGTTTCTGTTGTTGCAAATATCGTCTTCATCTGCAACCAAAGTCTAAGAGTACGTGAACAATATAAAG GAAAGGAAAGCACTATTTCAGAAGCTCAACATGACAACTTGCGCCAACCAGTACATGAAATT ACTGAAGCTGATGACACAATGAACTACGCTGCACTGAATTTCtctgaaagaaaagcaaagagaggaagaaagaagagagagtttTCAGAGGACAGTGTGTACTCTCAAGTTAAATGTTGA
- the LOC128362808 gene encoding uncharacterized protein LOC128362808, producing MIVLWVTLLVLHQAYTLIPVITVQLGEPANFTCALSDEFSSKYFYWYKQHAGDTLKLIVKVFKSATPEYAPEFSSSKFDVHRDKNFSNLTILRTTQEDEGMYHCGVTDWFYTDWRGTYLLVKGNSERTSNYTVVQRSTVSDPVHPGDSVTLQCSVLSDSGNKTCSGGHSVYWFRTGSNGSHPDFIYTDGSSPDECRKKSDMNLSPKSCDYHFSKNISSSDAGTYYCAVATCGKILFGNGTKLELVQTTHSVFIGIVILIVCLAVSVVVNIVFICNRSLRVREQYKDKSNVIT from the exons ATGATCGTGTTGTGGGTAACACTGCTTGTCCTTCATCAAGCAT ATACACTGATTCCAGTAATCACAGTTCAACTTGGTGAACCTGCAAACTTCACATGTGCTTTGTCTGATGAGTTCAGCAGTAAATATTTCTACTGGTACAAGCAGCATGCTGGTGATACTCTGAAATTAATTGTTAAAGTCTTTAAATCTGCCACACCTGAGTATGCACCAGAGTTTTCTTCCTCAAAATTTGACGTACATAGAGATAAGAATTTTAGTAACCTGACCATTTTGAGGACAACCCAAGAAGACGAAGGAATGTACCACTGTGGAGTCACTGACTGGTTTTATACTGACTGGAGAGGGACATATTTGTTAGTAAAAG gAAACAGTGAAAGGACATCAAACTATACTGTTGTTCAGCGGTCAACAGTATCTGATCCAGTCCATCCAGGAGACTCTGTGACTCTCCAGTGTTCAGTCCTCTCTGACTCTGGGAACAAGACTTGTTCAGGAGGACACAGTGTTTACTGGTTCAGAACCGGATCAAATGGATCTCACCCAGACTTCATCTACACTGATGGAAGTAGCCCTGATGAATGTAGAAAGAAATCTGACATGAATTTGTCTCCAAAGAGCTGTGACTATCACTTCTCTAAAAACATCAGCTCCTCTGATGCTGGGACTTATTACTGTGCTGTGGCCACTTGTGGAAAGATATTATTTGGAAATGGAACTAAACTGGAACTTG tGCAAACAACACATTCAGTATTTATTGGAATAGTGATATTAATTGTCTGCTTGGCCGTTTCTGTTGTTGTAAATATCGTCTTCATCTGCAACCGAAGTCTAAGAGTACGTGAACAGTATAAAG ATAAATCTAACGTGATTACCTAA
- the LOC128362809 gene encoding uncharacterized protein LOC128362809 translates to LALVQTAEIPQKISVTVAELGDNLTLTCPIFEEEAGLFYWYKLSFGYMFQTIAMGSFGKIPTKTTFNNSRFNTTGNKTHYFLNIRNVSKEDEATYFCQAGSAYVMKFIDGTLLAVKDHREQQKSFYVKQTPETESVPPGKPMTLQCSLLSKKKENRAQCPDQHSVYWFRDGSQDSHPGVIYTEKTRCDEQEERSCVYSLSKTIQDSSDTGTYYCAVVTCGQILFGEGTKVEIKKLCPLVIVLGTLLACCVIVIATLIFFRNRRSACKHCKGRLTASYHVGNERPAEARPSTEDGDAALNYVALDFPSRKAKRWKNKSELPQDCLYSGMRD, encoded by the exons TTAGCTCTGGTTCAAACTGCAGAGATCCCTCAAAAGATCTCTGTGACTGTGGCTGAACTTGGTGATAATCTGACTTTGACATGCCCCATCTTTGAGGAGGAGGCTGGGTTATTTTACTGGTATAAACTGAGTTTTGGATATATGTTCCAGACTATTGCTATGGGATCTTTTGGCAAAATCCCaactaaaacaacatttaacaaCTCAAGATTCAACACTACAGGAAACAAAACCCATTATTTTCTTAACATCAGAAATGTAAGCAAAGAAGATGAAGCAACATACTTTTGTCAAGCTGGATCGGCATACGTAATGAAATTTATTGATGGCACACTTCTGGCTGTGAAAG ATCATAGAGAACAGCAGAAATCTTTCTACGTGAAACAAACTCCGGAGACAGAGTCAGTCCCGCCGGGCAAACCAATGACTTTGCAGTGTTCACTTCTCtccaagaagaaagaaaacagagccCAGTGTCCAGaccaacacagtgtgtactggTTCAGAGATGGATCACAAGACTCACACCCAGGCGTCATTTACACTGAGAAGACCAGGTGTGATGAGCAAGAGGAAAGGAGCTGTGTCTACAGTCTGTCCAAAACTATACAGGACTCCTCTGATACTGGGACTTACTACTGTGCTGTGGTCACATGTGGACAGATCCTGTTTGGTGAAGGAACTAAAGTGGAGATAA AAAAACTCTGTCCACTTGTCATTGTGCTTGGGACACTGCTGGCCTGCTGTGTGATTGTGATTGCTACTCTGATATTCTTCAGGAATCGAAGGTCAGCTTGTAAACATTGCAAAG GAAGATTAACGGCTTCTTATCATGTTGGAAATGAAAGACCAGCAGAGGCTCGACCAAGTACTGAG GATGGCGATGCAGCACTGAATTATGTAGCACTGGATTTCCCCTCAAGAAAAGCTAAAAGGTGGAAGAATAAAAGCGAGTTACCGCAGGACTGTTTGTACTCTGGCATGAGAGACTGA